Proteins from a genomic interval of Symmachiella macrocystis:
- a CDS encoding ABC transporter substrate-binding protein, whose translation MTPRIFLVGILALAVGCGGDDTSSPETNTGSGEKQYTIAVIPKGTSHVFWKSVHAGAQNAADELGNVEVLWKGPLLESDTKGQVDVVQDFIVKNVDGICLAPLDSQALIEHVNVAKEAGIPVVIFDSGLDDESNTVSYVATDNWHGGELAAQTLAESIGGKGNVILLRYKTGSESTEQREEGFLAKLKEAYPEVNVISSDQYAGVTPEEAFANATQILQRYEGQVNGIFAVCEPNGEGVRKAIEQLGLTGKVKFVGFDPNEPLIDGLSNDQVHGIVLQDPVKMGYEAVMSMMKHLQGEDVEKRIVTGEYVATPKNMNTEEMQRLLKPEQY comes from the coding sequence ATGACGCCCCGCATTTTCCTCGTTGGTATTTTGGCCCTAGCCGTCGGCTGCGGCGGTGACGACACCTCATCACCCGAGACAAACACCGGATCCGGCGAGAAACAATATACGATCGCCGTGATCCCCAAAGGAACGTCGCACGTGTTTTGGAAATCTGTCCATGCCGGCGCCCAGAACGCCGCTGACGAATTGGGAAATGTCGAGGTGCTCTGGAAAGGCCCGTTGCTGGAGTCCGACACGAAAGGTCAGGTCGATGTGGTTCAGGATTTCATCGTCAAAAACGTAGACGGCATTTGCCTGGCGCCACTCGATTCACAAGCGCTCATCGAGCACGTCAACGTCGCTAAAGAAGCGGGAATTCCCGTCGTCATTTTCGACAGCGGCTTGGATGATGAATCGAATACGGTCTCCTACGTGGCGACCGACAATTGGCACGGCGGAGAATTAGCGGCCCAGACCTTGGCCGAAAGTATCGGCGGCAAGGGGAACGTCATCCTGCTGCGGTATAAGACCGGCAGCGAATCTACCGAACAACGCGAAGAAGGGTTTCTGGCGAAACTCAAAGAGGCTTATCCCGAAGTCAATGTGATTTCCTCGGACCAATACGCCGGAGTCACTCCGGAAGAAGCCTTTGCCAATGCCACGCAGATCCTGCAGAGATACGAAGGACAGGTCAACGGAATCTTCGCTGTCTGCGAACCCAACGGCGAAGGAGTTCGCAAAGCGATTGAACAATTGGGGCTGACCGGCAAAGTCAAATTTGTCGGTTTCGACCCCAACGAACCGTTGATTGACGGACTGTCCAACGATCAGGTCCACGGCATCGTGCTGCAGGACCCGGTCAAGATGGGTTACGAAGCAGTGATGTCGATGATGAAACATCTCCAGGGCGAAGATGTGGAAAAACGAATTGTCACCGGCGAATACGTCGCCACGCCGAAAAACATGAACACCGAAGAGATGCAACGGTTGCTCAAACCGGAACAGTACTGA